Proteins encoded in a region of the Triticum dicoccoides isolate Atlit2015 ecotype Zavitan chromosome 3A, WEW_v2.0, whole genome shotgun sequence genome:
- the LOC119266551 gene encoding MADS-box transcription factor 15-like: MAPPNRRGGSGRKKTVIRRIEQKDARHISYSKRRGGFFTKASDLAVLTGAQVAALAFSPGGNVFSFGHPSIDSVVERFLASEGVGAGAREESAADDRLLAAEGAAEGGADKDKKLQKLHLEFDELRTELVEVKKQAKRNKEAMAKERAAGDQIAAWFDPKMRDMGDGDMAAFFAALMQVKGVVSDRANQVLLEAFQFDVSRMAEVAPPPPPQIFGGSTFEFGSSSGSANAGMEFQFLMPPPQEQCFEAVMDTQQMVMPLLPQQEFATGMEMPPPPGLAGGLDMEQMQMTMPKPPGFDAGIEMEIDQWLNVMLPPPEFPAVMETAQQGLDQRNAGFPY; the protein is encoded by the coding sequence ATGGCGCCGCCCAACCGGAGAGGTGGCAGCGGCCGGAAGAAGACTGTCATCCGCCGGATCGAGCAGAAGGATGCCCGGCACATCAGCTACTCCAAGCGCCGCGGGGGGTTCTTCACCAAGGCCAGCGATCTGGCGGTCCTCACCGGCGCCCAGGTGGCCGCCCTCGCCTTCTCCCCCGGCGGCAACGTCTTCTCCTTCGGCCACCCCTCCATAGACTCCGTCGTGGAACGTTTCCTGGCGTCGGAGGGTGTGGGGGCTGGCGCGAGGGAGGAGAGCGCTGCCGACGACCGCTTGCTGGCGGCAGAGGGCGCGGCGGAGGGCGGTGCCGACAAAGACAAGAAGCTGCAGAAGCTGCACCTGGAGTTCGACGAGctacgcacggagctggtcgaggtGAAGAAGCAGGCCAAGCGCAACAAGGAGGCCATGGCCAAGGAGCGCGCCGCGGGGGACCAGATTGCGGCTTGGTTCGACCCGAAGATGCGCGACATGGGGGACGGGGACATGGCGGCCTTCTTTGCGGCGCTGATGCAGGTGAAGGGCGTCGTCTCCGATCGCGCCAACCAGGTTCTCCTCGAGGCGTTTCAATTCGACGTGAGCCGCATGGCGGAggtggccccgccgccgccgccccagatcTTCGGTGGCAGCACCTTCGAGTTCGGTAGCAGCAGCGGCAGCGCCAACGCTGGGATGGAGTTCCAGTTTCTGATGCCTCCGCCACAGGAGCAGTGTTTCGAGGCCGTGATGGATACGCAGCAGATGGTGATGCCTCTGCTTCCGCAGCAGGAGTTTGCCACCGGGATGGAGATGCCTCCTCCGCCGGGGTTGGCCGGCGGCCTGGATATGGAGCAGATGCAGATGACGATGCCTAAGCCGCCGGGGTTCGACGCAGGGATAGAGATGGAGATAGACCAATGGCTTAATGTGATGCTGCCGCCTCCGGAGTTCCCTGCCGTGATGGAGACGGCGCAGCAGGGGCTCGATCAACGGAACGCCGGCTTCCCGTACTGA